A portion of the Sphingorhabdus pulchriflava genome contains these proteins:
- a CDS encoding sensor histidine kinase has protein sequence MTSGRWIELLSNQAKQIAAGNCVLDKCLFDGAPADIAALGAELDNIARAMVERDRVQKLLTHEVHHRVKNSLQIVTSLLNMQVKSLQDPAAKKALGQTRARMAALALIHRLIYELGDESAKGHINAATLIAELCKQLKSSSTDQPGVALDCDASDLEIPFDDAVPLALLTVEAVTNAFGHAFPEQRRGKIVVTFAVEEKTARLKVVDNGAGFTPAERKTASMGGQLMVALAHQLGGTLTIDSSLENGTHVVLNYALRH, from the coding sequence ATGACCTCCGGTCGCTGGATCGAGCTCCTGAGCAATCAGGCAAAGCAGATTGCAGCGGGGAATTGCGTGTTGGACAAATGCCTTTTCGATGGGGCACCGGCAGATATTGCTGCTCTGGGCGCGGAACTGGACAATATCGCTCGCGCCATGGTCGAGCGTGATCGGGTGCAAAAACTGCTGACGCACGAAGTGCATCATCGGGTCAAGAACAGCCTGCAGATCGTCACCAGCCTGCTGAACATGCAGGTTAAAAGCTTGCAGGATCCCGCTGCCAAGAAGGCGCTGGGGCAGACCCGTGCGCGCATGGCGGCGCTCGCGCTCATTCACCGGCTGATCTACGAATTAGGTGACGAAAGTGCAAAGGGGCACATCAATGCTGCAACCCTAATTGCCGAATTGTGCAAGCAATTGAAATCGTCCTCAACTGACCAACCGGGCGTCGCGCTAGACTGCGATGCCAGCGATCTGGAGATTCCGTTCGACGATGCGGTACCGTTGGCATTGCTCACGGTAGAGGCCGTTACCAATGCCTTTGGCCATGCCTTTCCGGAACAGCGACGCGGCAAAATTGTGGTGACGTTTGCTGTCGAAGAAAAAACGGCTCGGTTAAAGGTTGTCGACAATGGTGCTGGCTTCACCCCGGCTGAACGCAAAACTGCGTCAATGGGTGGACAACTGATGGTCGCGCTTGCGCACCAGCTGGGCGGCACATTGACTATCGACAGCTCGCTCGAGAACGGAACTCACGTCGTGTTGAACTATGCGTTGCGGCACTGA
- a CDS encoding glycine zipper 2TM domain-containing protein → MRKSILFLSVAIATLTPSVASAQQSCERQRSTRVIATVAGAGVGGLAGNTVAGRGDKTVGTVIGAVAGAIIGNQLAKPDGDCAHAYGYYDSDNRWHSTGIDSQRATGYFDREGDWVRGVPAGYYDRDNRWISNTGSASENGAYGDQNHWVPASANGYYDRNDVWIAGTAVGYYDERGRWVSAATTGHYDSNGRWIAGTAAGYRDNAGNWVTEAQPGYYDNQGRWQAGRAAGYYNGRGQWVATEAGNDDNDNRRANSYGYYDNQGMWHAQSVNRERAAGYYDRNNVWVDGAPNGYYDSNGRWVAQSGDISNSGAYDQQGRWIPASANGYYDTNGEWHAGSASGYYDSRGRWVAGATNGQYDSRGRWIAGAPTGRRDANGRWIADPTPGYYDTNGRWHVGQTSGYYDSRGRWVNTSPGMIGGDYAQMPQDIRAQIAWLDNYIRSAAAQRSISAALSQRSLRDLRMIRTSERAMRHDRDGNLSIRNEASIQLRLDRLSDRLNIRQDMRRPY, encoded by the coding sequence ATGCGTAAGTCCATATTGTTCCTGAGTGTCGCGATAGCGACGCTCACCCCATCCGTCGCGTCAGCACAGCAAAGCTGTGAACGGCAGCGTTCAACTCGCGTTATAGCCACAGTAGCCGGCGCCGGCGTAGGCGGACTCGCTGGCAACACAGTTGCGGGTCGTGGCGACAAAACCGTCGGCACTGTCATCGGCGCTGTTGCCGGGGCGATCATAGGCAATCAGCTAGCCAAGCCCGACGGCGATTGTGCTCATGCCTATGGCTATTATGACAGCGACAATCGCTGGCACTCGACCGGCATCGATTCACAACGAGCAACCGGATATTTCGATCGCGAAGGCGATTGGGTTCGAGGCGTGCCTGCAGGTTATTATGACCGTGACAATCGCTGGATCAGCAATACCGGCTCAGCATCCGAAAATGGCGCTTATGGCGATCAGAACCATTGGGTGCCTGCGTCCGCAAATGGCTATTATGACCGAAACGATGTCTGGATAGCCGGAACCGCGGTCGGCTATTATGACGAACGTGGTCGCTGGGTTAGCGCAGCCACGACTGGCCATTATGACAGCAACGGTCGCTGGATCGCCGGAACAGCAGCTGGTTATCGTGACAATGCAGGCAATTGGGTGACCGAAGCTCAGCCCGGCTATTACGACAATCAAGGGCGCTGGCAGGCTGGTCGTGCGGCTGGATATTATAATGGGCGTGGCCAGTGGGTCGCGACCGAAGCCGGTAATGACGACAATGACAACCGTCGTGCCAATTCCTATGGCTATTATGACAATCAAGGCATGTGGCACGCGCAAAGCGTCAATCGCGAACGCGCCGCGGGCTATTATGACCGCAACAATGTCTGGGTCGATGGCGCACCAAATGGCTATTATGATAGCAATGGCAGATGGGTCGCGCAGAGCGGCGACATTTCAAACAGCGGTGCCTATGACCAGCAGGGGCGCTGGATCCCGGCATCAGCCAATGGCTATTATGATACAAATGGCGAATGGCATGCCGGTTCCGCCAGCGGTTATTATGACAGCCGCGGACGCTGGGTTGCTGGGGCTACCAATGGCCAATATGACAGTCGGGGTCGCTGGATAGCTGGAGCCCCAACCGGCCGCCGGGACGCCAATGGCCGCTGGATTGCGGACCCTACACCTGGCTATTACGACACCAATGGACGTTGGCATGTAGGGCAAACCTCAGGCTATTATGATAGCCGGGGTCGCTGGGTGAACACTTCCCCCGGCATGATTGGCGGAGACTATGCGCAGATGCCGCAAGACATCCGCGCCCAGATTGCCTGGTTGGACAATTATATCCGGTCAGCCGCCGCACAGCGAAGCATCAGCGCGGCCTTGTCCCAACGCTCATTGCGCGATCTGCGGATGATCCGCACCAGTGAAAGAGCGATGCGCCACGATCGCGATGGCAATCTTTCCATTCGCAACGAGGCATCAATCCAGCTGCGCCTCGATCGGTTGAGTGATCGGTTGAACATCAGGCAGGATATGCGACGTCCTTACTGA